A single genomic interval of Rhododendron vialii isolate Sample 1 chromosome 3a, ASM3025357v1 harbors:
- the LOC131320661 gene encoding protein NETWORKED 4B, with translation MNGTESEKPHSSLSWLSHFSPENSEWLAENLLEVDKSVEAMLKLIEEDGDSFGIKAAADYERKPDLIANAEGLCRRYKLLAERYDHLTGELRKYLPSFLQMQNSVISHSGSGQGSPLATPDFMSTRTRFGQQSVSFDLFLSSGGSSDLSVKEGFESSSIESDSELELFDSTINKHSNPHVTSDVEGLSGTEEKVKVTRKRIPNFEVEIQENEDYEALLKRISKYDEELKETHKKLQLSEEVVVRLTGEFNKKEAFTVLIGDLQAQLDSAHGEIKVREADLEMEKRRGLELQMEIGNLVEELEIAREKLKVSEDESNEISQGKCQLQGQLELAQKFVATLESKLESEKMQVLELQEKIVKHIADVSKHDQEIKELNSALSNAQKTFTLDEMKLQSDISALSEELALSEARAVESQLRRKLLEIEIGKSEVARKEMVCLHEAQQNGLCNEIEQLKANIAERGETVEALNKKLDVLKLKYDMLVAEKDGLDAKVQMLIAEMDSRDKQIKRLEEDTRQMHIECVELTIGSESAQELVDELRVRVGELEKEVDRQRIVISDRAEEKREAIRQLCFSLEHYRSGYQELRQAFVGHKSRAVLAS, from the exons ATGAACGGAACAGAGTCAGAGAAGCCACATTCATCATTGTCATGGCTCAGTCACTTTAGTCCTGAAAATTCTGAATGGCTTGCAGAAAATCTCTTGG AGGTGGACAAGAGTGTCGAAGCAATGCTAAAGCTGATTGAAGAAGATGGAGATTCTTTTGGAATTAAGGCTGCAGCAGATTATGAGAGGAAGCCGGACTTGATTGCTAATGCCGAGGGATTGTGCCGCAGGTATAAACTACTTGCTGAGCGCTATGATCATCTGACTGGAGAATTACGCAAGTACTTGCCATCATTCCTCCAAATGCAGAACTCTGTCATTTCTCACTCTGGCTCTGGCCAAGGCTCCCCATTGGCAACTCCTGATTTTATGTCCACCCGTACCAGATTTGGACAACAATCTGTCAGCTTTGATTTATTTCTAAGTTCTGGTGGTAGCTCTGACCTCTCTGTCAAGGAAGGCTTTGAATCATCATCCATAGAGTCAGATTCGGAGTTGGAATTGTTTGATTCCACCATCAACAAGCATTCAAACCCTCATGTGACCAGTGATGTCGAAGGGCTATCAGGCACTGAAGAGAAGGTCAAAGTGACCAGGAAAAGGATTCCAAATTTTGAGGTGGAGATACAAGAAAATGAGGATTATGAGGCTTTGCTAAAAAGAATTTCCAAGTATGACGAAGAGTTGAAGGAGACACATAAAAAGCTTCAACTCTCTGAAGAAGTGGTTGTGAGGCTGACGGGTGAGTTCAACAAGAAGGAAGCTTTTACGGTGCTTATTGGTGATTTACAGGCTCAACTGGATTCAGCTCATGGAGAAATTAAGGTGAGAGAGGCAGACCTTGAAATGGAGAAAAGAAGGGGGTTAGAGCTTCAAATGGAAATTGGGAATTTGGTTGAAGAGCTAGAAATAGCTAGAGAAAAGCTCAAGGTTTCAGAGGATGAGAGCAATGAAATTTCTCAAGGTAAATGTCAATTGCAAGGTCAGCTTGAATTAGCTCAGAAATTTGTAGCCACACTTGAATCCAAGCTTGAATCAGAGAAAATGCAAGTTTTGGAGCTTCAGGAGAAAATTGTAAAGCACATAGCTGATGTATCTAAGCATGATCAGGAAATCAAGGAGTTGAATTCTGCATTAAGCAATGCCCAAAAAACCTTCACTTTGGATGAAATGAAGCTCCAATCTGATATTTCGGCTCTATCAGAAGAACTTGCTCTTTCGGAGGCAAGAGCTGTGGAGTCACAACTGCGAAGAAAATTATTGGAAATCGAGATCGGCAAAAGTGAAGTTGCAAGAAAAGAAATGGTATGTTTGCACGAAGCCCAACAAAATGGTTTGTGCAATGAAATTGAACAGTTGAAGGCAAATATTGCTGAGAGGGGCGAAACGGTGGAAGCTTTGAATAAAAAGCTTGACGTGCTAAAACTGAAATATGACATGCTTGTGGCAGAGAAAGACGGGCTCGATGCTAAGGTGCAAATGCTCATTGCAGAAATGGATTCCAGAGACAAACAGATCAAACGGCTGGAGGAGGATACACGTCAGATGCATATAGAGTGTGTGGAACTGACCATTGGATCCGAAAGTGCTCAGGAGTTGGTTGATGAACTGAGAGTGAGAGTGGGAGAGCTAGAAAAGGAGGTGGACAGGCAGAGAATTGTGATATCAGATAGAGCCGAGGAGAAAAGAGAGGCTATACGGCAGCTATGTTTCTCGTTGGAGCATTACAGGAGTGGGTATCAAGAACTTCGACAGGCATTTGTTGGGCACAAGAGCCGTGCTGTTTTGGCTTCCTAA